Below is a genomic region from Palaemon carinicauda isolate YSFRI2023 chromosome 31, ASM3689809v2, whole genome shotgun sequence.
CTTAGTATCTTAGTCTTCCCACAGCAAAATGCCTGTTATTTCAATCTCCTTACACCAAAATGCTTAGTATCTTAATCTTCCCACAGCAAAATGCCTGCTATTTCAATCTCCTTACAGCAAAATGCTTAGTATCTTAGTCTTCCCACAGCAAAATGCCTGCTATTTCAATCTCCTTACAGCAAAATGCTTTGTATCTTAGTCTTCCCACAGAAAAATGCCTGCTATTTCAATCTCCTTACAGCAAAATGCTTTGTATCTTAGTCTTCCCACAGCAAAATGCCTGCTATTTCAATCTCCGTACAGCAAAATGCTTGGTATCTCAGTCTTCCCACAGCAAAATGCCTGCTATTTCAATCTCTGTACAGCAAAATGCTTGGTATCTCAGTCTTCCCACAGCAAAATGCCTGCTATTTCAATCTCCGTACAGCAAAATGCTTGGCTTCTCAGTCTTCCCACAGCAAAATGCCTGCTATTTCAATCTCTGTACAGCAAAATGCTTGGTATCTCAGTTTTCCCACAGTAGAATGCCTGCTATTTCAATCTCCGCACAGCAAAATGCTTTGTATCTCAGTCTTCCCACAGCAAAATGCCTGCTATTTCAATCTCCGTACAGCAAAATGCTTGGCATCTCAGTCTTCCCACAGCAAACTGCCTGCTATTTCAATCTCCGTACAGCAAAATGCCAATCCGTACAGCAAAATGCTTGGCATCTCAGTCTTCGCACAGCAAACTGCCTCCTGCTATTTCAATCTCCGTACAGCAAAATGCTTGGCATCTCAGTCTTCGCACAGCAAACTGCCTCCTGCTATTTCAATCTCCGTACAGCAAAATGCTTAGTATCTTAGTCTTCCCACAGCAAAATGCCTGTTATTTCAATCTCCTTACACCAAAATGCTTAGTATCTTAATCTTCCCACAGCAAAATGCCTGCTATTTCAATCTCCTTACAGCAAAATGCTTAGTATCTTAGTCTTCCCACAGCAAAATGCCTGCTATTTCAATCTCCTTACAGCAAAATGCTTTGTATCTTAGTCTTCCCACAGAAAAATGCCTGCTATTTCAATCTCCTTACAGCAAAATGCTTAGTATCTTAATCTTCCCACAGAAAAATGCCTGCTATTTCAATCTCCGTACAGCAAAATGCTTGGCTTCTCAGTCTTCCCACAGCAAAATGCCTGCTATTTCAATCTCTGTACAGCAAAATGCTTGGTATCTCAGTTTTCCCACAGTAGAATGCCTGCTATTTCAATCTCCGCACAGCAAAATGCTTTGTATCTCAGTCTTCCCACAGCAAAATGCCTGCTATTTCAATCTCCTTACAGCAAAATGCTTAGTATTTCAGTCTTTGCACAGCAAAATACCTATCTGTCTTCGCACAGCAAAAGGCATGCTATTGCAATATGCGCTTTACTTTCATATTCAAACGATACAGGATTACTGGTAAAAAACTAATAAGTTGGACCCAGTGTGTTAAGATTAAGTGACCACAAAGAATACTGAAGACAAAatatactgcatttttttttttgtgtacaaaATAAAGACCTAACTGTTCTGCGCACCTCATAAATCccaagttctgaaaaaaaaacaaaaaaacaataagaaatcttgatataagaaatatttgaacCGATTTTCAATATAAGCAAAAGTATAATTTCTCTCCAAGATCTCTACTATTCTTCAAGTTCATAAAAGCTTTGCTGGTGTTTTCAACCAGTAACATTGGCATTGCCTCGATGCTTTTAGAGGaaggatatgaataaaaaaagataagtcCTCCTTGAAAAtatccacttgaaaaaaaaaaattaatatatagcaATGTTagacaatctttttttttaaccatataaGGTTCCTCACAACTGCACGAAAAGAGGGCGATCATTTGCAGTGCTACgccataattatctctctctctctctctctctctctctctctctctctctctctctctctctctctctctctctctctctctctagcacctATTAGAAAGAATGATTTCCTTGTCTAAGGGTAAAAAAAAGGGTAGAAAAAGCGATGCAGTGCCCACCGGATGGCCTTCATTTCCATTTACTTCGCTCTTCCTTAAGTTATCTCGATTATATAaccataaatgtttatatttattaacattattaatagttTAAGAGATATAGACCCTCTTCTTTCACTATTTCAACAACATAGTGTGTCCAATTGCCCCTCCCCAAAATAGCCTTTCATACAGTGAATAAACATGCTGAGGAAAAGAACGTTTTTAATTCATCATATGGCAACTCTGTTGTCTGGTGGCAAAGTATATAAGGTCACGACGTCTTGACAGAAGCATCCAGTCAGTCAGCTTTTGGTGAACCCAGCAACTCATAGAAGGTGTTCAAGATGAAATTCGTAAGTATAGACATTTCTACTTTGAACTAAAGCAATGTGTAGTTTAGGATTAACAAAATCAACTACTGTTTCAATTTTCTCTGTTTTACCAGAGAATGGGGTTACAAAAATTGTTTAAGGAAGATTTTTATATGCCATtttataccagtaaattttcttagtttgtcaacccATCATCTTCTttgccttcccctgcttcttttacaatctctagagacccattctgttattcttttcgtCCATCTATTTAGTCTATCAGAGTTCCATCAGTTCTTCAAATAGTTTTCTTCTACCTTTTTGTTACTGATATAAACTATCATCAAATAACTTTTAGTTCTTGCGTTTATGACAAGGTAAATTATTTTAGCAATTAGTTCCTCTATCTTACACAGTATTTGTCAATACGAAGACCAGAATTTTGTAACAGCATAGCCTAGGCTTTTACTATGATCATCATaacatgagattatatatatatatatatatatatatatatatatatatatatatatatatatatatatatatatatatatatatatataattatgtatatatatatatgtatatatatatatatggttgtgtttttatgtgtacagtatttagatatatgcacacatatatagttAATGTCTTAGGATCAGGTCAAGAGCTCTATGCCAATTGATGACCCAGTGTTATCTTAGTATTCATTCTTAGCTTGGAGGATTGGTGTTAACACCCactatatattctacatatatatatatatacagtgtgttcaCCTTTTCAAGTATGCGAAATCGTAATAAATCAATTCGTCTGTCCCAGTTAACAAAGATCTAATTCTTAACTCAATAGTTTCTATGACTTTCATTATTATGAAAGTTGATTTTACAAAATCCCATGAGATGAAGTAAAAAGACATTATATTTCAAGATAATGAGGTTATTTGATGTCACACAAATAACTCTTCCATCGGTTTTCTCATTGTTTCTCTCACCATTTCCTTCCAGCTTTCTCCTCTCTTGTTTTTGGCGGTGTCCGTGTCTTGTGATCTTATTCATGGCGGACTTGGTGGTATTCATGGGGGTGGACTTGGCCTCCACGGCAGCCACGCAATCGTCAATGCTGCCCCTGTCGTGAATACTTTTGTTAACCAGCCTGTTATCAATAGGCATGTCACCCAGCCTATTGTGCGTACTCACGTCAACCAACCAGTCATTGACAAGCACATCACCCAGCCTATTGTGCGCACTCACGTCAACCAACCAGTCATTGACAAGCACATCACCCAGCCTATTGTGCGCACTCACGTCAACAGACCAGTCATTGACAAGCACATCACCCAGCCTATTGTGCGCACTCACGTCAACCGACCAGTCATTGACAAGCACATCACCCAGCCTATTGTGCGCACTCACGTCAACAGGCCAGTCATTGACAGGCACATCACCCAGCCCATTGTGCGCACTACTGTCAACAGACCTGTCGTCAACAAGGAAGTCACCATCCCAGTCGTGCAGACCACCGTCAACCGACCCGTCATCCACAGGCAGATCACCTCTCCAGTTGTCCAGACCACAGTCAACAGGCCTGTGATCCACAAGGAGATCACCTCCCCAGTCCTTAAGACCACTGTCAACAGGCCAGTGATCCACAAGCATATCACTTCACCTATTGTGCACCATTCCGTCAGCCACCCCGTCGTCCACAAGCACGTCGATCTTGGTGTCGGACTCGTCCACTAAGGCCGTAAGGTGATCTACCTTGTAAATATGTAATTCTTTAAAAACTTCTATGAGAAATGAGGAGATACGAATAACCCCTTAAAGATTGCTGCCGTCAGATATTCTTTAAGGTTTCATCGTCCGATTGTAGATAACTGCTGGTACCGCCGTAGCCTAGGTTAAAAAAAGATTCTTTTCTTCAGTTGCTAAACGAAAACATCGAAAACTATCATGTTTTTATCTCTCCGATATAGCTGATAGTTTTGATTTGGATTTAACTTCTCAAAATTTTGTATAAGCAGTTTCCTTACTACTctgtaataaaacttttaaaatataattttgattgtaTGAATCCTCCATTTCTGGTAAAAAGTGTAATATATAGAGGAAAGAATGCAAAAAAGGCATCTAATTCCTGGTTACTTATAGCACTATTGATATGAGCCACTAAAAACAGAACTATAATATCTAATATTTACATTCAGTCAGTTTCAGTTCACACAGAAAATCCGTTTATCTATAGCATTCTACACTGGCATTTTGCATTGTCCACATTATTCTACACCAGCTGATTCCTTTTCCCAGTGTTCTACTTCAGCTGTTCCCTTTGTCCATGGTATTTTATACCAGTTATTCTTTTTGACCATAAATTCTACATCAAGAGTTCCATCTATGACAATATTCTACTGCAGCAGTTCTTTTCTACTGCAGTATTCTACATTAGCAGTTCCCTACAAACACAACATTTTACACCATCAATTAACTTTCTAAACAATACACCAAAAGATCCCTTTACAAACGACATTCTATACAGCAGTTCCCAATATACAAAAATATCTAGAGCAGAAGTTTCCATTAAACACCATATTCTACAGTAACAGTTTCCTTTCTATGCAGTACTCTACACCATCAAATTCATTCACAAAACATCTTACTTAGCACTTCCCTTTATACAAAATAATCTACAGCAGAGGTTCTTTTGATACACAGCTGATCTTTAGCAGCGATTTCTTTTCTAAACAATATTCAACGTCACCAGTTTATTCTGCATATACTATTCTACACCATCAGTTCATTTTATGTACAGTACATAACATTAGCAGTTCCTTTTATACACAGTACGTAACATTAGCAGTTCCCTTTATACACAGTACGTAACATTAGCAGTTACCTTTATACACAGTACGTAACGTTTGCAGTTACCTTTATACACAGTACGTAACATTAGCAGTTACCTTTATACACAGTACGTAACGTTTGCAGTTACCTTTATACATAGTACGTAACATTAGCAGTTACCTTTATACACAGTACGTAACATTAGCAGTTCCCTTTATACACAGTACGTAACATTAGCAGTTCCTTTTATACACAGTACGTAATATTAGCAGTTCCCTTTATACACAGTACGTAACATTAACACTTCCCTTTATACACAGCGCTTATCATTAGCAGTTCCCTTTGTAAACAGCACTTAACATTAGAAATACcctatatacacagtacataataTTAGCTGTTCCCTTTATACACAACATTTATCATTAGCAGTTCCCTTTGTAAACAGCACTTATTAGCAGTTCCCcttatacacagtattctagagtatTTCACATTAGTAGTTCCCattatacacagtattctagagtatTTAACACTAGTAGTTCCCATTATACACAGTATTCTATAGTATTTAACATTAGCAGTTCCCTTTATAAACAG
It encodes:
- the LOC137624611 gene encoding uncharacterized protein encodes the protein MKFLSPLLFLAVSVSCDLIHGGLGGIHGGGLGLHGSHAIVNAAPVVNTFVNQPVINRHVTQPIVRTHVNQPVIDKHITQPIVRTHVNQPVIDKHITQPIVRTHVNRPVIDKHITQPIVRTHVNRPVIDKHITQPIVRTHVNRPVIDRHITQPIVRTTVNRPVVNKEVTIPVVQTTVNRPVIHRQITSPVVQTTVNRPVIHKEITSPVLKTTVNRPVIHKHITSPIVHHSVSHPVVHKHVDLGVGLVH